GCTCAAACCCGCCAATCTGTGCGCGAATCAATCGCAGCGTCGGATGGCCGATGCCCGCGGTCATGCGCCGCACCTGGCGGTTCTTTCCTTCAACCAGTTCCAGGCCGATCCAGCAATCGGGAACATTCTTGCGAAACCGAATCGGCGGGTCGCGGGGCGGCAGATTGGGTTGCGGATCGAGCAGCCACGCGCGACACGGCAGGGTTTTTCGTCCCTGGACCATCACACCGGGTTCGAGTGCCGCCAGCGCCTCTCTGGTCGGAACGCGCTCGACCTGCGCCCAATAAATACGCCGGTGTCCGTGCCGCGGATGAAGCAATCGTTCGTTCAATTCCGGTTCATCGGTCAGCAACAGCAGCCCCTCGCTTTCCGCATCGAGGCGGCCGATGGGATAGACGTTTTTCGGAAACCCGAACTCCGCCAAAGTGCGATTTGAAGAACCACTCAATGTGAACTGCGAA
The DNA window shown above is from Candidatus Angelobacter sp. and carries:
- a CDS encoding pseudouridine synthase, with protein sequence MLIAFHKPYGVVSQFTLSGSSNRTLAEFGFPKNVYPIGRLDAESEGLLLLTDEPELNERLLHPRHGHRRIYWAQVERVPTREALAALEPGVMVQGRKTLPCRAWLLDPQPNLPPRDPPIRFRKNVPDCWIGLELVEGKNRQVRRMTAGIGHPTLRLIRAQIGGFELGGLPRGTWKVVTPAEREAILA